A genomic window from Thiomonas arsenitoxydans includes:
- the rsmB gene encoding 16S rRNA (cytosine(967)-C(5))-methyltransferase RsmB, whose product MPVTSPSQPTVPSAQRPLWRDLIACAQLIGAVKAGASLSTALPQAATRGKWDASQRGAAQALSFAVLRHLGTARALLADLQPKPIHPPLLRDVLQTALALLLPDAPAHYAAHTVVNQAVEACKRTPSLRHAQGFANALLRRFVSRTADIEAVRMSTLEARWNHPDWWVQALQSAYPADWQSVLEVAQRQPAMTLRVNPRLQSRTAYQAALAACGLPCTAPDDPLLDQALILKQAVAVERLPGFERGWVSVQDAAAQYAAALLDVQPGQRVLDACAAPGGKTAHLLERCDCDLLALDKDAQRLRRVEDTLDRLGLQARTLAADAAHPATWWDGQPFDRILLDAPCSASGIARRHPDIRWLRRAADIPALAATQAALLDALWPLLRPGGKLLYVTCSVFPQEGVEQARAFLARYADAIASPAPGQLLPQEPAPDQTGDEPGPGAAIHSQDGFFYALFTKAS is encoded by the coding sequence GTGCCGGTGACCTCCCCTTCTCAACCCACCGTTCCGTCCGCCCAGCGCCCCTTGTGGCGCGATCTGATCGCTTGCGCGCAATTGATTGGCGCGGTAAAGGCGGGCGCTTCACTTTCCACCGCCTTGCCCCAGGCCGCAACACGCGGCAAGTGGGATGCCAGCCAGCGCGGCGCCGCGCAGGCGCTGAGCTTTGCCGTCTTGCGCCATCTCGGCACAGCGCGGGCCTTGCTGGCCGATCTGCAGCCCAAGCCGATCCACCCGCCCCTGCTGCGCGATGTCTTGCAGACCGCGTTGGCGCTGCTGCTGCCGGATGCCCCCGCGCACTACGCCGCACACACCGTGGTCAATCAGGCTGTCGAAGCATGCAAGCGCACGCCTTCGCTGCGCCATGCCCAAGGGTTTGCCAACGCCTTGCTGCGGCGCTTTGTGAGCCGGACAGCCGACATCGAAGCGGTGCGAATGAGCACCCTGGAGGCGAGATGGAATCATCCGGACTGGTGGGTGCAGGCCCTGCAGTCGGCCTATCCCGCCGACTGGCAAAGCGTGCTCGAGGTCGCGCAGCGACAGCCTGCCATGACCCTGCGGGTGAACCCCCGTCTTCAGTCGCGCACCGCCTATCAGGCCGCGCTCGCTGCGTGCGGGCTGCCGTGCACGGCGCCTGACGACCCCCTGCTCGACCAAGCGCTCATTCTGAAGCAGGCGGTGGCGGTTGAGCGCCTGCCCGGCTTCGAGCGCGGCTGGGTGAGCGTGCAAGACGCCGCCGCGCAATACGCCGCCGCGCTGCTCGACGTCCAGCCGGGCCAGCGCGTGCTCGACGCCTGCGCCGCGCCGGGCGGCAAGACCGCGCATCTGCTCGAACGCTGCGATTGCGACCTGCTCGCCCTCGACAAAGACGCTCAGCGTTTGCGTCGGGTGGAAGACACCCTAGACCGCCTCGGCCTGCAGGCGCGCACCCTCGCCGCCGACGCCGCCCATCCAGCCACCTGGTGGGACGGACAGCCCTTCGACCGCATTCTGCTCGACGCGCCCTGCAGCGCCTCGGGCATCGCCCGCCGCCACCCCGACATCCGCTGGCTGCGCCGTGCCGCCGACATCCCCGCGCTCGCGGCCACGCAAGCCGCGCTGCTCGACGCGCTCTGGCCGCTGCTGCGGCCTGGCGGAAAACTGCTTTATGTCACCTGCTCGGTGTTCCCGCAGGAGGGGGTGGAGCAGGCCCGGGCCTTCCTCGCCCGCTATGCCGATGCGATAGCATCGCCCGCGCCGGGGCAGTTGTTGCCGCAGGAACCCGCGCCCGATCAGACCGGGGATGAACCCGGCCCTGGCGCTGCGATTCATTCGCAAGACGGGTTCTTCTACGCCCTGTTCACCAAAGCATCGTGA
- a CDS encoding DUF4390 domain-containing protein encodes MKTRPASPDPMRRKLLRNGLALAAGVSLISRARATTVDTEPLMLTMSPEGLFVTTAAVFALPRSLEDVLHRGIALYFETVVTVVRPRWYWFNEDIAQARREVRLAYQPLLQRYRVSVGGLQQNYDSLDEALGVVQRTRHLRVAEPSQLTAGQTYQLDARFKLDLSQLPRPFQLNVSSQSDWKIEATFPPQPFVWTP; translated from the coding sequence GTGAAAACCCGCCCCGCCTCCCCCGACCCCATGCGCCGCAAGCTGCTGCGCAACGGCTTGGCGCTGGCCGCAGGTGTCAGCCTGATCTCGCGAGCCCGGGCCACCACGGTCGATACCGAACCGCTCATGCTGACCATGAGCCCGGAGGGCTTGTTTGTCACCACGGCCGCCGTGTTCGCCTTGCCGCGCAGCCTTGAAGACGTGCTTCACCGCGGCATTGCGCTTTATTTCGAGACCGTGGTCACGGTGGTGCGCCCGCGTTGGTACTGGTTCAACGAGGACATCGCTCAGGCCCGGCGTGAAGTGCGGCTGGCCTATCAGCCGCTGCTACAACGCTACCGCGTCTCCGTGGGCGGTCTGCAGCAGAACTATGACAGTCTCGACGAGGCGCTGGGCGTGGTGCAGCGCACCCGGCACCTGCGCGTGGCCGAACCCTCACAGCTCACGGCCGGTCAGACCTACCAACTCGATGCGCGGTTCAAGCTCGATCTGTCGCAGTTGCCACGGCCGTTTCAGCTCAATGTCTCTTCTCAGTCGGACTGGAAAATCGAAGCGACCTTTCCGCCGCAACCGTTCGTGTGGACGCCATGA